One region of Priestia megaterium genomic DNA includes:
- the prfB gene encoding peptide chain release factor 2 (programmed frameshift) — MDLVEIKQELDKTAKRLADFRGLFDLDTKQARIDELDETMADPNFWNDQQAAQTVINEANGLKDAVNQFNHLDETYENLQISHELVKEEYDEDLAEELVSELKELISGMNDFELQLLLSEPYDKNNAILELHPGAGGTESQDWGSMLLRMYTRWAEKKGFKVETLDYLPGDEAGIKSVTLLIKGHNAYGYLKAEKGVHRLVRISPFDSSGRRHTSFVSCDIMPEFNDEISIDIRTEDLKVDTYRASGAGGQHINTTDSAVRITHLPTNVVVSCQTERSQIKNREQAMKMLKSKLYQLEIEKQQEQLAEIRGEQKDIGWGSQIRSYVFHPYSLVKDHRTNTEVGNTQSVMDGDLDPFIDAYLRSHI; from the exons ATGGATTTAGTAGAAATTAAGCAAGAACTTGACAAAACAGCTAAGCGATTAGCGGACTTTAGG GGTCTCTTTGACCTCGATACAAAACAAGCTCGTATCGATGAATTAGATGAGACTATGGCTGATCCAAATTTTTGGAATGACCAGCAGGCAGCTCAGACTGTTATTAATGAAGCCAATGGTTTAAAAGATGCAGTAAATCAATTTAACCACTTAGATGAAACATACGAAAATTTACAGATATCTCATGAACTTGTAAAAGAAGAATACGATGAAGATTTAGCAGAAGAACTAGTTAGTGAACTAAAAGAGCTTATTTCAGGCATGAACGACTTTGAATTACAGCTGCTTTTAAGCGAGCCGTATGATAAAAATAACGCCATTTTAGAATTGCACCCAGGTGCTGGTGGAACAGAATCACAGGATTGGGGTTCAATGTTACTACGTATGTATACGCGCTGGGCGGAGAAAAAAGGTTTCAAAGTAGAAACACTTGATTACTTACCTGGGGATGAAGCTGGTATTAAAAGTGTAACGCTTTTAATTAAAGGCCATAATGCGTACGGGTATTTAAAAGCTGAAAAAGGCGTTCATCGTCTCGTTCGTATTTCTCCGTTTGATTCATCAGGCCGTCGTCATACGTCATTCGTATCGTGCGACATAATGCCGGAATTTAACGATGAAATTTCAATTGATATTCGTACGGAAGATTTGAAGGTTGATACGTACCGTGCAAGCGGTGCCGGAGGTCAGCATATCAATACAACAGATTCAGCTGTTCGTATTACTCACCTCCCAACTAATGTAGTCGTATCTTGTCAGACGGAACGTTCACAAATTAAAAACCGTGAGCAAGCAATGAAGATGTTAAAATCTAAGTTGTATCAGTTAGAAATTGAGAAGCAGCAAGAACAGCTAGCTGAAATCCGCGGAGAACAAAAAGATATTGGATGGGGAAGTCAAATTCGTTCTTACGTATTCCATCCGTATTCGTTAGTAAAAGATCACCGCACAAATACGGAAGTCGGAAACACGCAAAGTGTAATGGATGGAGATCTAGATCCGTTTATTGATGCGTATTTACGTTCTCATATTTAA